The Gammaproteobacteria bacterium genomic sequence GTTCGTCGTATTCGGCGAATGGGCGTTCGGCGTGTTCCGCGCCTTTGGCGCGGTCGCGGTCGCCGGGCGCGGCGAGTTCGCGCAGGCCGGCGGTGATGCCGGCGATGTGCCGCGCGAGCGCCGCGTCGTCTTCGCCGCCGCGTTGTTCGCGCAGGCGGCTGAGCCAGTCGCTGGTTGTTCGCGGCGGGCGCTCCCATTTGAACATTGCATCCTCAATGCGCCACGCCGCCGCGGGCGCGTGTTTGCAGACGGCGGCATAGTCGCACCACGGCGAGCGCATCAGCGCCAGTATTTCGCGCGCCGCGCAGTCGGCGTCCGCCGCTTGCAGCAGGCTGTGCAGCGCGCCGGCGCTGCTGGTGGTGGACAGTTCCCAGCCGGAGGCGTCGTAGAGCGACAGGCGGTGGCGTTCAAACACCGCGCGCAGGCGGCGCGTCAGCCGCCGGTCGAGGCTGACGATGCCGACGGTCTTGCCTTCGGCAAGCCATTGGCGCACCGCCAGATAAACGCCCCAGGCGTGTTCCTCCAGCGTGCGCGGCCTGAAGATGCGCAGCCGCCGCGTAAGCGGGCTTGCCGGAAAACGGCGCGAGGTTTCGCGTGCGCGTTCGGCCAGCGGCGTGTCATTTGTGCAGAAGATTTGGTCGAGCATGGCCGACAGGTTGCCGGCGTTGTTGCTGTCGCCATTGCCGTTATTGGCGCTGTCATCGTTGCCGCTGTTGCTGTTATTGCTGCTGGCGTTGCCGTTGTCACTGCTGCCGCTGTTCGCCGACGCCGGTGGTGTTTCGCCCGTCACATCCTTCAGCATGGCGACGGCGGGCGCGGGGTAGCGGGGGGTGGGCGATTGTTTGTTGTCCGGCCCGGCGGTCGGCTCGCCGTCCGCCACGGCGGCTGACAAGTCGGCGTTGACCAGCAGCGTCAGGCGGCCTTCTTCGTGCAGTTTGCGCGCCCACACGGTTTGGCACGGCGTCAGCCGGTCGTGGCCGCACAGGTAGGCGTGTTCGCCGTCGTCCAGCAGGCCGCCGCGCAGCAGTTCGCCGCGGTATGCGGCGCCGGCGTCGGTGAAGTCTCCGGCATCACTGTCATTGTCAAACAGTTCGCGCCAGGCGCGCCACAGCGTCAGCAGCATTTCCGTCTCGGCGCTCCAGACCTGGCGGTCAAGGCGCGCCAGATGGTCTTCAAGGAGTTTGCCGCCGGCCTTGCGCGCCTCGTCGAGTTCGCTGACTTCATCAAAGAAACGCAGCAACTCGCCGGCCAGTTGCCAGACGCTGCCCGGCGGAAACAGGCCGGGGTGTTCTTCCAGCGCGCCGGCCAGCAGCAGTTTCAGTTCGTGCGGTTTCGGCATCTTGCGCGCGTGCATGAACCGCTGCATAAACAATTGCCGCGGCGTCGAGATGACCGGCGCAATCAGCGCGTCGTGGCCGCGTTCGCGCGCGCCTTCCAGCAGGCGGTTTCGCAGTTCAACAAACTGCGGCTTGATGTGGTGCAGCGCCTCGGGCAGCAGAATGACGGCGGCGCCCAGGTCGGGCAGCCGCTCGTTGAAGTCGGCGAGAACCGCTTCGGCGCACGCCGCCGCCGCGTCGCGGCGGCACGGGACAACGAGACAGGGCAAGGCGGGTCAGCGTTCGAGCAGTTTCAGTTTGTCCGGCTTGCCGCGCCATTCGTCGGCGTCGGGCGGCGGGTCTTTCTTGACGGTGATGACCGGCCACTCCTGCGACAATTCGGCGTTGAGTGCAAGCAGGTGGTGCTGGTCTTCCTCGATGGCGTCTTCCGGAACAATCGCCTCGATCGGGCATTCCGGTTCGCACAGCGAGCAGTCAATGCACTCTTCCGGGTCAATGACCAGGAAGTTGGGGCCTTCGTGGAAGCAGTCCACCGGGCAGACTTCAACGCAGTCGGTGTATTTGCACTTGATGCAGTTTTCTGTCACTACAAAAGTCATTGTGGTTCCTGTCGCGGCGCTCCGGCGCCGTTCGGCATTTATTGTAATGGCAATGGCGGCGGCTGTGGTAAATTGACCGGATGCGCCCGGTTTCATTTGAGGACAGCCCCCCGGCGGTGCCGACGCCGCAAGACCGGCGCACGCCGCCGGCAAACGGCCTGCGCGGGCGGCGGGCATGAACGCGCGCCGTGGCCGCCTGTTTGTCGTCTCCGCGCCTTCGGGCGCCGGCAAGACCAGCCTGCTGGCGCATCTGCTGGACGGCGGCGGGCGCCTGAAACTGTCGGTTTCGCACACGACGAGGCCGGGGCGCAAGGGCGAGGTGGACGGGCGCGATTATCATTTTGTGGACGCCGCCACTTTTGCGCGGATGGCGCGCGACGGCGACTTTCTTGAGCACGCCAGGGTGTATGATTACGACTACGGCACTTCCCGCCGGTTTGTCGAGAGCGAACTTGCGCGCGGATATGATATTGTACTGGAGATAGACTGGCAGGGCGCGAGGCAGGTGATGAGCCGCATGAAAGAAGGCGTCTCGGTTTTTATCCTGCCGCCGTCGGAGCGCGCCTTGCGCGAACGGCTGACACGCCGCAACCTCGACACCCGGCAGGTCATCGAGCGGCGCATGGAGGAGGCAATGAGGGAAATGAGTCACTGCAACGAGTTTGACCACATCGTCGTCAACGACGACTTCGACCGCGCCTGCGGCGACCTGCGGCGCATTCTCGACGGGCGCGAACCGGACGCCGGCGCGCACGCGCGTCTCGGGCGCACGCTGCAATCACTGGGGCTGGAGGCGCCGCGCCGATGACGCCGGACAGGGACGAAGTCATCCGCGTTACGCCGTCCGCCGCCGCGCAAATCAGGAAATCGGCGGAGCAGGGCAATGTGCGCGACTGGCCGCTGCGAATCGCCGTGCAGCGCCTGGAAGACGACAGTTTTCACTATATGATGGGCTTTGACGCCGCCGTTCACGAGGACGACCTGTCGTTCACAAGCGGCGATGTGTCGCTGATTGTGTCGAGCGAGATGCTGAGGCTTTTGAAGGACATGACACTGGATTATGTGGAACTGGAAGAGGGGCGGTTCCACTTTATTTTCCTGAATCCGAACGACCCGGCCTGGGTGCCCCCGGCTGAAACGCAATAGGCGCCGCCTGCCGTCGGGACCGCTGGATGAAAACGATGTCGAGTGTTTTGCAGGAATCGGCGGCGCGGTTCGCGCGCAAGCCGGGCGCGCGCGCCTTCTTCGGGCGGCTGGCCGGCGCGCGTTCGTGCCGCCGCATCGTCGCCGCTTTCGCGGCGCTGGCGGCGTCGCTGGCCGCGCTGCTGGCGGCGCAGTTGCAGCCCGGTTACTTTCCGGCGGGCGCCGCGGCGTGGCTGTGGCTGCCGGTGGTTGTTTGTCTGGCGGCGACGGCGTGGTATCTGCACCTTGACCTGATTGAGCCGTCGCGCCATCTGCACGCCTGGCTGCAACGGGTGCACGCCGGGGATCTGGCGGCGCGGCTGCCGCAACTCGGCGGCAGCAGTTTTGCCGGCCTGTGCGACGACCTCAACACCTTCTGCAACATGCTGGAGGCGCAGTCGCGCGACACCGAAAGCCAGTTGCAACGCCACGCCGGGCACCTGACCGAGAAGACGCGCTCGCTGGCGCTGCTCTACCGCTTCGCCGCGAGCCTTACCGGGTCGCACAATCTTGACGAACTGCTGGCGCAGGTGCTGGCCGGGCTTGAGGATATCTACGGCATTGACGCCGTCGTCATCCGGCTGCGCCTGGCCGACGGCGGCATGCAGTTGCTGGCGAGTTCCGGCCTGCCGCCGGACAGCCCGCAACTCGTCAAGCGCCTTGACGGCGGCAGCGAGTGGCTGCAAACATCGGAGGCCGGGCGCCGGGTGGTGGTGCCGATGCAATACCACGGCGAGACGCTCGGCGCGTGCATTCTGCACCTTGACGCCGAAACCTTCGCCAACCGCGCGCATCTGCGCGACCTGTTCGCCGGCATCAGCCGCCACTTGGGGATGGCCATTGAGAAGATGCGCCTTGACCGCGAGCGCGAGCGGCTGTCCATCGTCGAGGAGCGCACCCACCTCGCCCACGAACTGCACGATTCGCTGGCGCAGACGATTGCCGGCCTGCGTTTTCAGATTGGCGCGCTGGCGCAGACGCTGGACGGCGGCGCTGAACCCGTGCGCCGGGTGCTGGCGCAGATGGAGAATTCGATAGACGAGGCCAATCTGGAGGTGCGCGAGTTGGTGCGCCATTTTCGCGCGCCGGTCGAGAAGGGCAGTTTGCTTCAGTCGGTGCGCAAGGTTGTCGAGCGTTTTCGCTACGACAACCCCGGCGTCAAGGTGTTCTTTCAGGAGGAGTGGCCGGGCGTTGTGCTGCCGGACCAGCACGAACTGAACATCCTGCGCATTGTGCAGGAGGCGCTGATGAATGTCCGCAAGCACAGCCGCGCCGATTTTGTCCGGATTCTGATGCGCGGGCGCAACGGCCATTACCGCGTGCTGATCGAGGACAACGGCGTCGGCGCCGCCGCCCGCCCGGCGGCGGACGGCGGCGAGCATGTCGGCCTTGAGGTGATGCGCGAGCGCGCGCGGCGCATCGGCGGCGAACTGGATGTCAACAGCGAGCCGGGGGAGGGCATGCGCGTTGCGGCCACCTTTGACTATCCGGGGGGCGCGGGATAATGCCGGACTTGTCCGTCGTCATCATTGACGACCACAAACTGTTCCGCGACGGCCTCGAGGCGCTGCTGACGCAGCGCGGCATCCAGGTCGCGGCGTCGCTCGGCGAGGGCCTGCGCGGCATTGAACTGGCGCAGAAGGAGCGGCCCGATGTGCTGCTGGTGGATGTTCGCATGCCCGATGTGGACGGCATTGAAATACTCGAGATGCTGCAAGAACAGGATTTCTCCAGCGCCGTCGTCATGCTGACCACCAGCGAGGACCCCGCCGACCTGGCCGGCGCGATGATGCGCGGCGCGAAGGGCTACTTGATGAAGGACATCGCGCCCGACGACCTGGTGGCGGCGCTGCACAGCGTGGTGGAGGGCGAGACCGTCGTCGCGCCGTCGCTGCGCGAGGCATATGAGAAACTCGACATGAAAAAACTGCCGCCGCTGCGCTGCGGCGAACTGGTCAGCAAATTGACGCCGCGCGAGCGCGAGGTGCTGGCGCTGCTGGTCGAGGGGCAGAGCAACAAGTTGATCGCCTCCGCCCTGGATATTTCCGCCGGCACCGTCAAACTGCATGTCAACACCATTTTGCGGAAACTCGGCGTGCATTCGCGTGTCGAGGCCGCGATGATTGAGGTTGAACGCGGCATCCGCAAGGGGCGCTGAGAGCCGCTTCCGTTTGGCCGTTCGGTGTGATGAAACGCAGCGTCAAGATTAATTTCAAGGGTTTCTGGGGCCTGCGCCTGGAAGAAAGCCCTTTCTACAAACTGCTTTCAAAGCGTTTTGACCTGGAGATTTCCGACAACCCGGATTTTCTGATTTACACCGACGGCTATCTGGAGAAGAGGAAATACCAGGACTGCGTCCGCATTTTCTACACCGGCGAGAACACCAGGCCGGATTTTTACGACTGCGATTACGCCTTCACTTTCGACCTGGCGATGACCCGCAGGCACTACCGCCTGCCGCTGTACCGGTTTTACGGCGACTATGACCGGCTGAAGCAACCGAAGGACCCGGAGCGCATTCTCGCGCAGAAAAGCGGGTTCTGCTATTTTCTGTATTCCCACATAACGCCGGAGAGGGAGGATTTTTTCAACCGCATGCTGGCCTACAAGATGGTGGACTCCGGCGGCAGGTTTCTGAACACGCTGGGCCATCTTGTGCCCAAGGATTCGGCGCAGGAGGCGGACTTCAGGCGGCGCTACAAATTCGCCATCGTCTTCGAGAACTCCTGCCACCCGGGCTACACGACGGAAAAGATTTATCATGCGATGATTGACAATGTCGTGCCGATTTACTGGGGCAATCCGCGGATTGCGCACGACTTCAACCCGAAGTCGTTCATCAACTGCCACGAGTACGACGACTTCAGCCAGGTTGTTGACAAGGTCATCGAGATGGACAACGACGACGATTTGTACAAATCCTGTCTCGCGCAACCCTGGCTGAACGACGGCCGCGGCCTGGACTACCTGTCGGACGACAGTCTGCTGGCGCGCTTTGAGGAGATTTTTTCCAACCCGGAGCCGATACGCTACCGCCGGGCGCCGCCGCTGACCGCCCTTCCGCTGTCGGTCCGTTTCAGCCGGGCGGTTCACGACAAACTGAGGCCGAACCCGATGTTTGCGCCGATGCTGCTGAGGCTGATTCGGTGGCGCAACCGCTGGTGACCGCGCCTCAGCCGCGCCCGCCGGCGTAGTGTTTGCGGTCGCCGCGCCGCGCGCCGGCGCGCTGCACGACAACGCCCTTGATTGCGCCGGTGCCGGCGATGGCGATGCTTTCGTAGCCGGGGTTCAGCGGTTTCAGCAGATGCCGCCCGTTTTCGACGATGAACTGCCGGAAGATGTATTCGCCGCCGGCCTGCGCGATGACATATGAGCCGCTTTCAAACGCGCCGCCGGGTTCAATGACGATGATGGAGCCGTCCGGGAATTCGGGCGCCATGCTGTCGCCCAGCACGCGCAGCGCGTAAGGTTCGCTCGCGGCGCAGCCGGCATCGTCGAGCGGTTGCAGGTGTTCCTGCCCGTGTTCTTTTGCGCTCATGCGAACAGCACCCTGTGGGCCTCCTGATGGCATCTGAACCTGGCGCTATAATACGGCATTGCAAGCCCGCGCCGCCCCGCACGATGCCCCCGCGACTGAAAACCAGATGGAACCGCGCCGATTCGCCGCGCGATTACCGCGCGACCGCCGGCGCCATCGGCGCCAACCTGTGGCGGATTGTGACCGAATGCCTGCTGAACCTGGAAAACGAGGGGTTTGAAACGCGCGACAACGCGCAGCGGCTGGACGCCATCGCCGAGTTCGCGGCTTTCGCGCTGCACCTGCTCGACCGCCACGCCCACACGAGGCTGGACGACGACGCGCGCGCGGCGCTGATTGGGGCGACGGCGCGGCGTTTCGGCGAGATCATCGAGGACAACCGCCGCGATGTTTCCGGCGGCGGCGGCCACCTGCGGCGTTTCATTGATCTGGTCAACCGGCGCGCCGACGAGTACGCCGACTGCGGTTACGACGACGACGAAGGCCCGGGCTTTACGATGAGGCGCGTGCTCGGCGGCCATATACGCGATGCGATGGGCGACAAACACCGGCAGTGGATAGCGGACTATGTCATTGACATGGAAGCGCCGGCGCTCTACAAGGCGCTGCGCCGCGCCGCTTCCATGGTTTGAGCCGCGCTCAGCCCGCCTGGCCGGCCCACGCCGAAAAGTTGTCGGCGTTTTTTTCCTCGCCGTCCTTGCGCCCGGCGTTGTAGGCGTCGCTGACGCGCTGCTCTTCGCGCGGCGGGTGGCCCAGATAGCCGCTCTGCCAGCCGAGCACATAGTCGGGGTCAACGCCCGCTTCTTCCATCCGCACCACTGCGTCCCGGTAAAATTGCTTCATTGTGGTTTCTCCTTGTTTTTGCTTGTGACTGGTTGAGCCGGATTATATTCAGCCGAGGGCCGCCTGAAAACGCCTCAGCGCCTCGCCGTCGTCCAGCCGCGCGGCGGCGGCGGCGGCGGCGTCTTTCATTGAGGCATGCTTTTGCAGGTGGGTCAGCACGATGGCGCCGCCGTAAATCAGGCAGTCGCGCGCGGCGCCCGGCGCGCCGTGCAGCGCCTCAAGGCCGGCGGCGGCGGCGTTTTGCGACAGCGCCCCGACATCCACTTCGGCGGCGATTTCATCGCCGCATTCCGCCGCCGGCGGCAAGTCGTCGGGCAGCGGCACGCCGCGCGATGTTTGCCGGATGCCGATGGCGAGCGGGTCGAGTTCGCGCATTTGCGCCTCGCCGTCGCCGCGGACTTCGTGCAGTCTGGCCGGTTGTTTCAGCGACGGCGTGATGCCGCCCTCGCTGCCGCGCACGACGGCGGCGGAATCAAAACCGGCGAATTGCGCCAGGTCGAGATAAACCGGCGGGTAGGCCTTGTGCACATAGCCGGTGATCAGGTGGGTGCTGCGGCGCCCGCGTATCGGGCCGCTCAGCACCTCGACGGTGGTCAGCAGCGGGCGCTTGACGATGCGCGTGCGCAGCGCCGCCAGGTCGTGCAGCGCCGGGCAGAAGCGACTTTGATCCACATAGGCCCAGCCGGCGTCTTGCAGTTGCGCCGCCGCCTGCTGCGCCGACAGTCCGACATCGGCGCCGGCGGCGCGCAGCACCGTGTGGTGGGTGGCGCCGTATTTCGGGCCGACGCGCTCCATGCCGTGGCTGAACGCCGGCACGCCGCACGCCGCCAGCACCGCCGGCAGGAAAGGCGCGACCGGCAGGCTGCGCAGAAAGCCGTCGTAGGGGTCGGCGATGTCCACGACCTGCTCGACGGGCGCGGTGACGGCGTCGGCGCTTTCGCGTATCGCCTGCAACACGCCGCGGTTTTCTTCCTGGGTTTCGCGCTTCATCCGCAGCGCAATCAGCAGAACCGCGGCCTGCACCGGGTCGGCGCCGTTTTCCAGGATGGACTTCATCGCCGCGCGGGCCTCCTCAAACGCGAGGTCTTTGCTGTATTCCGGGCCGGTCGCGACTTTCTGGATGCAGCGGCGCAGAATCAGGTGCGCGTCATGGTTTTCTTTCGTTTCCATTGTGCGCTATCTTATCGCAGTCGCTCCGACATTGTCTTGAACAGCGCGGTGCCGGCGGCGAGCACATTGCCGGACTTCAGGCAGTCTTCGCCGCCGTCCGGCTCGCCGACCAGGCCGCCGGCCTCGCGCACGATGACGATGCCGGCGGCGATGTCCCACGGCCTGAGGCCGAATTCCCAGAAGCCGTCGAGCCGCGCGCAGGCGACATAGGCCAGGTCGAGCGCCGCCGCCCCGGCGCGGCGGATGCCGGCGGTTTCGCCGGCGATATTGCGGAAGGTTTGCAGGTAGGCGTCAAGGTTCTGGTCGTCGCGGTACGGAAAGCCGGTGCCGATGAGCGCGTCGTCCAGGTGCTTGCGCTCTGAGGCGCGGATTTTGCGCTGGTTCAGCGTCGCGCCTTCGCCCTGGCAGGCCAGGAACAGTTCATTCTTGAACGGGTCGAAGATGGCGCCGACAACCGGCGCGCCGTGGTGCAGCAGCGCGATGGAAACGGCGCAATGGGGAAAGCCGTGGATGAAGTTGATGGTGCCGTCGAGGGGGTCAATCACCCACTGCCATTCGTCGCCGCCGGCCTTGTTGCCGGCGCCGTCATCGGCCCCGTCATCTGCACTTTCCTCGGACAGGATGGCGTGGTCCGGAAACGCGCGGCGCAACTGGCCGACGATTTCGCGCTCGCATTCCAGGTCCACATTGCTGACCGGGTCGTTGCGCCCCTTGTCGCGGGTTTTGATCTCGTGCAGGCGCCCGGCGCGGCGCATGACAATCCGCCCCGCGTCCAGCGCCGCCTTCGCGGCGGTGTTCAGATAGGCCTTCAGTTGCGCCGCTGATGGCCTCATTGCCGGCCTCGTTGTTGGTTGCGCCGCTGTTTCAGCAGTTGTTTCTTCTTGTGGCTGAAATGGTCGGCGAAAGACGCGGCCAGGCCGGTGCGCCGCAGCAGCGGCATCGCCGGGCGCGCCAGCGGCAGCAGCGCCAGCAACGGCCACGAACGGTTGAACGGCGACACCCGCCACGCCAGCGACCGTCTGAAACATTCGCCGGCCTCGCCGAAGCGCTCCAGCGCAATCATCTGCATGCCCGCCAGGCACCACAAGTTGCCCATCACCCGGCGCCGCAGTTTTTGCGGAATGTGCTCGCGCGCGCCGAAGCGCTCCAGGCAGTCTTCACGGATGCAGGCCCAACTTCGCAGATAGTCTTTGTGCCTGCGGTAGAGTTTGTCGTGGGCGTCGCCGCCGGTGAAAGTCACCGCGCAGTGCGGTACATGCAGCCATTCGCCGAGGTTGGCAAGACGCGTGAACAATTCGCTGTCGTGGCCGGTCGGCAGTGTGCCGCTGAAGCCGCCGAGTTCCCTGACGGGTTCGGCGCGAAACAGCGTGCAGGAGGCGACGCCTGCGCCTTCGGTGAAAAACCATTGCCACGGGTTTGCGGCCAGTTCGTTTTGGTGGATGAGTTCTTCCACATGGCGCACGCCGTCCGGTGTTTTCAGTTCGTAGTGCATCAGGCGGTCGGTGCTGGCCGCCACCGCGCGCGGCGATGCGGCGAGCGCGGCGGCGGTCTTCTCAAGAAAGTCCGGCGGCGGGAAGTCGTCGGAGTCGAGAAAATAGACAAACTCGCAGTCGCCCCCGCAGTCATTCCCGGAGTGGACAATTTGCGCGAGGCCGCGGTTTCTCGCGGCAGGCGCCCCCCGGTTGGTCTCCTGCACCAGCAGTTGCGTCTTGAAAGGGCGTTGTTCGCGCTGCTGCCATTGGCGTACCGCATCGGGCGTGCCGTCGTCGGATGCGTCGTCCACGACGATGAGTCGGTCGGGCGGCCGTGTCTGCGCGCCGATGTGGTCGAGCACGCGGTCAATCAGGCCGGCGCGGTTGAAGACGGGGATGATGACGGCGGTTTTCATTTGCCCGCCGGAATGCGGTTGCGCCTGGCGGGCGCGTTTTTCCGGCGGTTGCGCCGGCGTCCGGGTTGCCGCCTCATCGTTGCAGGGCGCCGCAGGCCGGGCCGGGCTTTCCGATGGCGGCAATTTTTCGGTTTTCTGTTTCAGCAACCGCCTTTTCTTGTGGCTGAAATGGTCGGCGAAAGACGCGGCCAGGCCGGTGCGCCGCAGCAGCGGCATCGCCGGGCGCGCCAGCGGCAGCAGCGCCAGCAACGGCCACGAACGGTTGAACGGCGACACCCGCCACGCCAGCGACCGTCTGAAACATTCGCCGGCCTCGCCGAAGCGCTCCAGCGCAATCATCTGCATGCCCGCCAGGCACCACAAGTTGCCCATCACCCGGCGCCGCAGTTTTTGCGGAATGTGCTCGCGCGCGCCGAAGCGCTCCAGGCAGTCTTCACGGATGCAGGCCCAACTTCGCAGATAGTCTTTGTGCCTGCGGTAGAGTTTGTCGTGGGCGTCGCCGCCGGTGAAAGTCACCGCGCAGTGCGGTACATGCAGCCATTCGCCGAGGTTGGCAAGACGCGTGAACAATTCGCTGTCGTGGCCGGTCGGCAGTGTGCCGCTGAAGCCGCCGAGTTCCCTGACGGGTTCGGCGCGAAACAGCGTGCAGGAGGCGACGCCTGCGCCTTCGGTGAAAAACCATTGCCACGGGTTTGCGGCCAGTTCGTTTTGGTGGATGAGTTCTTCCACATGGCGCACGCCGTCCGGTGTTTTCAGTTCGTAGTGCATCAGGCGGTCGGTGCTGGCCGCCACCGCGCGCGGCGATGCGGCGAGCGCGGCGGCGGTCTTCTCAAGAAAGTCCGGCGGCGGGAAGTCGTCGGAGTCGAGAAAATAGACAAACTCGCAGTCGCCCCCGCGGTTGTTCCCGGAGCGGGCAATTTGCGCGAGGCCGCGGTTTCTTGCAGTCGGCGCTCCCCGGTTGGTCTCCTGCACCAGCAGTTGCGTTTCAAAGGGGCGCTGTTCGCGCTGCTGCCATTGGCGCACGGCGTCGGGCGTGCCGTCGTCGGAGGCGTCGTCCACGACGATGAGCCGGTCGGGCGGCTGGGTCTGGGCGCCGACATGGTCGAGCGCGCGGCCAATCAGGCCGGCGCGGTTGAAGACGGGGATGATGACGGCGGTTCGGGTCATGCCGGCGACGACGACGGGGCGCCGGAAAGCGGTGTTTTCACTGGATTTCTTGCGGTGAATGGATTGTTGACCAAAATAGTCAGGTATAGTATATTACACCACACCGAGGAGGTGCCATGAGATTGACGACCAAAGGGCGCTATGCGGTCACGGCGATGACCGACCTGGCGTTGCACCAGCATGAAAACGGCGGGCGGCCCGTGTCGCTGTCCGACATCGCCAAACGCCAGAGCATTCCGCCGGCCTATCTGGGGCGGCTGTTTGCGTGCCTTCGCAGCCACGGCCTCGTTGAGAGTTGGCGCGGGCCGGGCGGCGGCTACCGGCTGGCGAGAAGCGCCGGCGAGATTTCAATCGCCGACATGATCGAGGCGGTGGACGAGCGAACCGACAACACCCGCTGCCGCGGCCAGGTCAACTGCCAGGACAACCACAAGTGCCTGACCCATGTGCTGTGGAGCGACTTGAGCCGCCGCATCGAGCATGTGCTGTCCGACATCTGCCTGTCGGATGTCGTCTCCGACGCGCAGGTGCGCGAGGTCGCCGAGCGCCAGGACGCGATGGCGAAGAACCGCGGCGGCGCGGCCACGGTGCAGTGGCACCAGCCCTGCTGACGCGGCCAACAAGCAAGAACAAGAACACGAACAAGAGGAAAACCGATGGCAAACAAAGTGAAACTGCCGATTTATCTCGACTACAGCGCGACCACGCCGGTGGAC encodes the following:
- a CDS encoding inositol monophosphatase family protein, whose translation is MKAYLNTAAKAALDAGRIVMRRAGRLHEIKTRDKGRNDPVSNVDLECEREIVGQLRRAFPDHAILSEESADDGADDGAGNKAGGDEWQWVIDPLDGTINFIHGFPHCAVSIALLHHGAPVVGAIFDPFKNELFLACQGEGATLNQRKIRASERKHLDDALIGTGFPYRDDQNLDAYLQTFRNIAGETAGIRRAGAAALDLAYVACARLDGFWEFGLRPWDIAAGIVIVREAGGLVGEPDGGEDCLKSGNVLAAGTALFKTMSERLR
- a CDS encoding glycosyltransferase family A protein produces the protein MTRTAVIIPVFNRAGLIGRALDHVGAQTQPPDRLIVVDDASDDGTPDAVRQWQQREQRPFETQLLVQETNRGAPTARNRGLAQIARSGNNRGGDCEFVYFLDSDDFPPPDFLEKTAAALAASPRAVAASTDRLMHYELKTPDGVRHVEELIHQNELAANPWQWFFTEGAGVASCTLFRAEPVRELGGFSGTLPTGHDSELFTRLANLGEWLHVPHCAVTFTGGDAHDKLYRRHKDYLRSWACIREDCLERFGAREHIPQKLRRRVMGNLWCLAGMQMIALERFGEAGECFRRSLAWRVSPFNRSWPLLALLPLARPAMPLLRRTGLAASFADHFSHKKRRLLKQKTEKLPPSESPARPAAPCNDEAATRTPAQPPEKRARQAQPHSGGQMKTAVIIPVFNRAGLIDRVLDHIGAQTRPPDRLIVVDDASDDGTPDAVRQWQQREQRPFKTQLLVQETNRGAPAARNRGLAQIVHSGNDCGGDCEFVYFLDSDDFPPPDFLEKTAAALAASPRAVAASTDRLMHYELKTPDGVRHVEELIHQNELAANPWQWFFTEGAGVASCTLFRAEPVRELGGFSGTLPTGHDSELFTRLANLGEWLHVPHCAVTFTGGDAHDKLYRRHKDYLRSWACIREDCLERFGAREHIPQKLRRRVMGNLWCLAGMQMIALERFGEAGECFRRSLAWRVSPFNRSWPLLALLPLARPAMPLLRRTGLAASFADHFSHKKKQLLKQRRNQQRGRQ
- a CDS encoding Rrf2 family transcriptional regulator, with translation MRLTTKGRYAVTAMTDLALHQHENGGRPVSLSDIAKRQSIPPAYLGRLFACLRSHGLVESWRGPGGGYRLARSAGEISIADMIEAVDERTDNTRCRGQVNCQDNHKCLTHVLWSDLSRRIEHVLSDICLSDVVSDAQVREVAERQDAMAKNRGGAATVQWHQPC